One stretch of Saccharomonospora xinjiangensis XJ-54 DNA includes these proteins:
- a CDS encoding carboxymuconolactone decarboxylase family protein, whose translation MKNIEALEIHEAPGKSRQLLEDIAARRGSVGEMISTMAHSPALLEGFLTLSRSMKRSKLPRTTSEKISLAVQQWIGCGACLQAHGDAARGLGLTESDIDLARQGTSTDAREAALIQFALQILAEPSAITPAEVEALRGHGWTDRSIIEVVGVVVLNQMTGSFNLVAGIEPAEDTAAPGPMAR comes from the coding sequence ATGAAGAACATCGAGGCACTCGAGATCCACGAGGCGCCCGGCAAGTCCCGGCAACTGCTGGAGGACATCGCCGCCCGCCGTGGCTCGGTCGGCGAGATGATCAGCACCATGGCCCATTCGCCCGCGCTGCTGGAGGGGTTTCTGACCCTGTCGCGGTCGATGAAGCGCAGCAAACTGCCCCGCACGACCAGCGAGAAGATCTCCCTCGCCGTCCAGCAGTGGATCGGTTGCGGCGCGTGCCTCCAGGCGCACGGCGACGCCGCTCGCGGTCTCGGCCTAACCGAATCCGACATCGACCTCGCGCGGCAGGGCACCTCCACCGACGCCAGGGAAGCCGCCCTCATCCAGTTCGCTCTGCAGATCCTCGCCGAACCGTCGGCCATCACCCCGGCCGAGGTGGAGGCGCTGCGCGGACACGGATGGACCGACCGATCGATCATCGAGGTCGTCGGTGTCGTGGTGCTCAACCAGATGACAGGCTCGTTCAACCTCGTCGCCGGGATCGAACCGGCAGAAGATACGGCAGCACCCGGCCCCATGGCCCGGTGA
- a CDS encoding DUF6153 family protein translates to MTTDPSRWRATVNDERRNVALRWLLVCLVLLGLVTMHHVVNDHTEHIDHLPASEHTSAAAHPVAPEHHSPSPGHDDSSALTHLCLAVLVGSIVLVLAHRLLRRATDLAARLRLPAPRTGGDRAPPFPSGVRTGFAYDLCVLRL, encoded by the coding sequence GTGACGACCGATCCTTCGCGATGGAGAGCCACGGTGAACGACGAGCGCCGGAACGTGGCGCTGCGCTGGCTGCTGGTCTGCCTCGTGCTGCTCGGGCTGGTCACCATGCATCACGTCGTCAACGACCACACCGAGCACATCGACCACCTCCCGGCCTCCGAGCACACCTCGGCCGCCGCTCACCCGGTCGCCCCCGAACACCACTCGCCGTCCCCCGGCCACGACGACTCGTCGGCACTGACGCACCTGTGCCTCGCCGTGCTCGTCGGGTCGATCGTCCTGGTCCTCGCTCACAGGCTTCTGCGACGGGCCACCGACCTCGCAGCAAGGCTCCGCCTTCCCGCCCCGCGCACCGGCGGCGACCGCGCTCCCCCCTTCCCGTCAGGCGTTCGAACCGGGTTCGCCTACGACCTCTGCGTGCTGCGGCTGTGA
- a CDS encoding DUF305 domain-containing protein — protein sequence MKKSLIQAALATAAATMVAAVAAGCSGGGDEGAHQQGDPAPRTSSIAQAQQESHNQADLTFVQGMIPHHEGAIEMADLAETRTDNPEILDLAERIRQAQGPEIEQMRGWLDAWGAAEMPGPGHDQEHGRHGQGHHEEMPGMGAEDMERLGNASGAEFDRLFLELMVEHHQGAVDMSRTVLSEGSSPEVKDLAQRIIDSQEAEIEDMRSLLKN from the coding sequence ATGAAGAAATCCCTGATCCAGGCTGCCCTTGCCACGGCGGCGGCCACAATGGTCGCGGCGGTCGCAGCCGGATGTTCCGGTGGCGGCGACGAGGGCGCGCACCAGCAAGGCGACCCGGCGCCGCGCACCAGCAGCATCGCGCAGGCCCAGCAGGAGTCCCACAACCAGGCCGACCTCACCTTCGTCCAGGGCATGATCCCTCACCACGAGGGCGCCATCGAGATGGCCGACCTCGCCGAGACCCGCACGGACAACCCCGAGATCCTCGACCTCGCGGAACGCATCCGGCAGGCGCAGGGCCCCGAGATCGAGCAGATGCGAGGCTGGCTCGACGCCTGGGGTGCCGCCGAGATGCCAGGGCCGGGGCACGACCAGGAACACGGCAGGCACGGCCAGGGCCACCACGAGGAGATGCCGGGAATGGGTGCCGAGGACATGGAACGACTCGGCAACGCGAGCGGCGCGGAGTTCGACCGGCTCTTCCTCGAGTTGATGGTCGAACACCACCAGGGCGCTGTTGACATGTCCCGCACCGTGCTCAGCGAGGGCAGCAGCCCCGAGGTGAAGGACCTGGCACAGCGCATCATCGACTCGCAGGAAGCCGAGATCGAGGACATGCGCTCCCTGCTGAAGAACTGA
- a CDS encoding DUF305 domain-containing protein: protein MPRTHHVLPALLIMLTAACGAEDTGATPGDPPSATRNAPSGTAEAGSDHNGSDVEFVGGMIPHHEQAAVVAGLASERASSPEVKDLAERIGSANKAELDQLLALPKLWGVEVTPGTANDDHDHSHLMSEETFQRLEQSTGPDFDTLWLENMIEHHEGAVEMAEAQLRDGKDPLASMYAQDIVDRQSKEIDEMRALLGG, encoded by the coding sequence GTGCCACGCACACACCACGTTCTGCCCGCCCTGCTGATCATGCTCACCGCCGCCTGCGGCGCCGAGGACACCGGCGCGACACCGGGTGATCCGCCGAGCGCCACCCGGAACGCGCCGTCGGGCACGGCGGAGGCGGGAAGCGACCACAACGGCAGCGACGTCGAGTTCGTCGGCGGCATGATCCCGCACCACGAACAGGCTGCCGTCGTCGCAGGGCTCGCGTCGGAGCGCGCGTCGAGCCCCGAGGTGAAGGACCTCGCCGAGCGCATCGGGTCGGCGAACAAGGCCGAGCTGGACCAGCTGCTCGCCCTGCCGAAACTATGGGGAGTGGAGGTCACGCCCGGCACGGCGAACGACGACCACGACCACTCACACCTCATGAGCGAGGAGACCTTCCAGCGCCTGGAACAGAGCACGGGCCCCGACTTCGACACGCTGTGGCTGGAGAACATGATCGAACACCACGAGGGCGCCGTGGAGATGGCCGAGGCGCAGCTGCGTGACGGCAAGGACCCGCTCGCGTCGATGTACGCGCAGGACATCGTCGATCGGCAGAGCAAGGAGATCGACGAGATGAGAGCCCTGCTGGGCGGGTAG
- a CDS encoding ABC transporter permease translates to MTATQTIEAEAREPNQALRDVLADGSRPAPASAFAASFAFGWRAMLKIKHDTEQLIDVTVFPVIMTLMFTFLFGGALSGSPDEYVQYLLPGILVMSVMVITMYTGMGVNVDIAKGVFDRIRTLPIWRPSALVGALLGDVFRYTAASATVVVVGLLIGFRPAGGVLGVLAGVALLVVFAFGFSWIWTMFGLLLRTEKAVMGVSSMVLFPSTFLSNVLVEPGTMPGWLQAFVDVNPVTHVVAAVRSAMHGTWDTGAIAWTLGAAVVLTAVFGAVTMRLYNRR, encoded by the coding sequence ATGACCGCGACCCAGACCATCGAAGCCGAGGCCCGCGAGCCGAATCAGGCGCTGCGTGACGTGCTCGCCGACGGCTCACGCCCCGCTCCCGCGAGCGCGTTCGCCGCGTCGTTCGCGTTCGGATGGCGGGCCATGCTGAAGATCAAGCACGATACGGAGCAACTCATCGACGTCACCGTGTTCCCGGTGATCATGACGCTGATGTTCACGTTCCTGTTCGGTGGGGCGTTGAGCGGCTCGCCCGACGAGTACGTGCAGTACCTCCTGCCCGGCATCCTCGTGATGAGCGTCATGGTGATCACGATGTACACGGGCATGGGGGTCAACGTCGATATCGCCAAGGGCGTGTTCGACCGCATCCGCACCCTGCCGATCTGGCGGCCCTCCGCACTCGTTGGCGCGCTGCTGGGGGACGTCTTCCGGTACACGGCGGCGTCGGCGACCGTCGTGGTGGTCGGCCTGCTGATCGGGTTCCGCCCCGCAGGAGGTGTGCTCGGGGTGCTTGCCGGGGTGGCGTTGCTCGTCGTCTTCGCCTTCGGGTTCTCGTGGATTTGGACGATGTTCGGGCTGCTGCTGCGCACCGAGAAAGCCGTGATGGGTGTCAGCTCGATGGTGCTGTTCCCCAGTACCTTCCTGTCCAATGTGCTCGTCGAACCCGGCACCATGCCGGGCTGGCTCCAGGCGTTCGTGGACGTCAACCCGGTGACCCACGTGGTGGCCGCCGTGCGCAGCGCCATGCACGGCACGTGGGACACCGGAGCCATCGCCTGGACGTTGGGTGCGGCCGTGGTGCTGACCGCCGTGTTCGGTGCCGTCACCATGCGCCTGTACAACCGGCGCTGA
- a CDS encoding daunorubicin resistance protein DrrA family ABC transporter ATP-binding protein, whose product MARDHSGLAIETSGLVKRFGQTKAVNGVDLAVPVGTVYGVLGPNGAGKTTTVRMLATLLKPDAGTATVLGHDVQREPHRVRARVSLTGQYASVDEGLTGRENLVLLGRLLGHPTRSARRRADALLETFGLAEAAGKLARDYSGGMRRRLDIAASIIVTPDVLFLDEPTTGLDPRSRLQIWDIVREIVALGTTVLLTTQYLEEADRLASRLAVIDHGTVIAEGTPAELKATVGAGSVTVRLRDAAHWAQAAAVLGDALGVTAHAGADPGVVTARVLGGAADDTTARAARALDRLARQGIGVEDFTLGSPTLDEVFLSLTERTSQEQPA is encoded by the coding sequence GTGGCCCGTGACCACAGTGGACTGGCGATCGAGACGTCGGGACTGGTGAAACGGTTCGGGCAGACGAAGGCGGTGAACGGGGTTGACCTCGCCGTTCCCGTCGGCACCGTCTACGGCGTGCTCGGGCCCAACGGAGCGGGCAAGACCACGACGGTGCGCATGCTCGCGACGTTGCTGAAGCCCGACGCGGGCACGGCTACCGTGCTGGGGCACGACGTCCAGCGCGAACCGCACCGCGTGCGGGCGAGGGTGAGCCTGACCGGTCAGTACGCGTCCGTGGACGAGGGACTCACCGGCAGGGAGAACCTCGTGCTGCTGGGCCGGTTGCTCGGCCACCCCACGCGCTCGGCCCGGCGCCGCGCCGACGCGCTGCTGGAGACGTTCGGCCTCGCGGAGGCCGCGGGCAAGCTGGCGCGGGACTACTCGGGCGGCATGCGGAGGCGGCTCGACATCGCCGCGAGCATCATCGTCACTCCTGACGTTCTCTTCCTCGACGAGCCGACGACGGGGCTCGACCCGCGAAGCCGCCTCCAGATCTGGGACATCGTCAGGGAGATCGTGGCGTTGGGCACCACCGTGTTGCTGACCACTCAGTATCTGGAGGAGGCTGACCGGCTCGCCTCCCGGCTCGCGGTCATCGACCACGGCACCGTGATCGCGGAGGGAACCCCCGCCGAATTGAAGGCCACCGTCGGGGCGGGGTCGGTCACGGTGCGGCTGCGTGATGCGGCGCACTGGGCGCAGGCGGCTGCCGTGCTCGGCGACGCCCTCGGGGTGACCGCGCATGCCGGGGCCGATCCCGGCGTCGTCACGGCACGGGTCCTCGGCGGCGCTGCCGACGACACCACCGCGCGCGCCGCGCGGGCGCTCGATCGCCTTGCCAGGCAGGGAATCGGCGTCGAGGACTTCACTCTTGGCAGCCCGACTCTCGACGAGGTGTTCCTCTCCCTGACGGAACGAACGAGCCAGGAGCAGCCCGCATGA
- a CDS encoding SgcJ/EcaC family oxidoreductase, producing the protein MDTDSNQDIIELVERYGKAFDDGDADAMNALFTPDTVFVNVAGNLVRGADDLHRAQKSAFEGPLRGVRGAFTVENVALLGDDVAVVHVRQRNTWPSAEKTGGETRTASVIVFVLQRGPQGWRIRTGQNTPVAA; encoded by the coding sequence ATGGACACCGATTCGAACCAGGACATCATCGAGCTCGTCGAGCGTTACGGCAAAGCCTTCGACGACGGCGACGCCGACGCGATGAACGCGCTGTTCACCCCCGACACCGTGTTCGTCAACGTGGCAGGCAACCTGGTGCGCGGCGCGGACGATCTGCATCGCGCGCAGAAATCCGCCTTCGAGGGCCCGCTGCGCGGCGTGCGGGGCGCGTTCACGGTGGAGAACGTGGCGCTGCTCGGCGACGACGTCGCCGTCGTGCACGTGCGGCAGCGCAACACCTGGCCCTCCGCTGAGAAAACCGGTGGCGAGACGCGGACGGCGAGTGTCATCGTGTTCGTGTTGCAGCGGGGGCCGCAGGGTTGGCGCATCCGCACCGGACAGAACACCCCGGTCGCGGCCTGA
- a CDS encoding SDR family oxidoreductase, with product MRCVVFGSTGYLGGRLIPELLAAGHQVRAVARNPAKLSGVAWRDQVEIVRADVTDAESVAAAMRDQDVVYHLVHSLTQRGFADIDRAAAHIVADVAEVVGVSRIVYLGGIVPESGTLSAHLASRSEVGRILREGAVPTLELRAAVILGSGSASFEMLRYLTENLPVMVTPRWVRNRIQPIAVADVLHYLLGAATAPGEINAAYDIGGPEVLTYLDMMRRYAAVAGLRRRVIFVVPVLTPWLSAQWVNLVTPVPRAIAVPLVESLVHEVVCRDHSVAEIIPDPEGGLTPYDRAIELALAHVRDADVPTRWSDATGGPSAPMPLDPTWSGGSVYTDVRTERTDADPQVLWDVVESIGGESGWYSFPLAWSVRGWIDRLSGGAGLRRGRRDPRRLRVGEALDWWRVERVDRPRLLRLRAEMRLPGQAWLELSVRPDESGGAVYHQRAVFVPRGFAGHLYWKAVAPFHTLVFGGMARNITGTAQRRTAGTGA from the coding sequence ATGCGATGCGTGGTGTTCGGGTCCACCGGCTACCTCGGTGGACGCCTCATTCCCGAACTGCTGGCCGCGGGACATCAGGTTCGCGCGGTGGCCAGGAACCCGGCGAAACTATCCGGGGTCGCCTGGCGCGACCAGGTGGAGATCGTGCGCGCCGACGTCACCGACGCCGAGAGCGTCGCCGCCGCCATGCGGGACCAGGACGTCGTCTACCACCTGGTCCACTCGCTGACCCAGCGCGGCTTCGCCGATATCGACAGGGCGGCGGCCCACATCGTGGCGGACGTCGCCGAGGTGGTGGGGGTGTCGCGCATCGTGTATCTCGGCGGCATCGTCCCCGAGTCGGGCACCCTGTCCGCACACCTGGCGTCACGCTCCGAGGTGGGGCGCATCCTGCGGGAGGGCGCGGTGCCCACGCTGGAGCTGCGGGCGGCGGTCATCCTCGGCTCCGGTTCGGCGAGTTTCGAGATGCTGCGTTACTTGACCGAGAACCTGCCGGTGATGGTCACGCCGCGCTGGGTCCGCAACCGCATCCAGCCGATCGCCGTCGCGGACGTCCTGCACTACCTCCTCGGCGCGGCCACCGCGCCGGGGGAGATCAACGCCGCGTACGACATCGGCGGGCCCGAGGTGCTGACCTACCTCGACATGATGCGCCGCTACGCCGCCGTGGCAGGGCTGCGCAGGCGCGTGATTTTCGTGGTGCCCGTGCTGACGCCATGGCTGTCGGCGCAGTGGGTCAACCTGGTGACACCCGTGCCCCGCGCCATCGCGGTGCCCCTCGTCGAGTCGCTGGTGCACGAGGTGGTGTGTCGCGATCATTCGGTCGCCGAGATCATCCCGGACCCGGAGGGCGGGCTGACTCCCTACGACCGCGCGATCGAGCTGGCGCTGGCCCACGTGCGGGATGCCGATGTGCCGACCCGCTGGTCCGACGCCACCGGTGGCCCGTCCGCGCCGATGCCTCTCGACCCGACCTGGTCCGGCGGATCCGTCTACACCGATGTGCGCACCGAACGCACGGATGCCGACCCGCAGGTGTTGTGGGACGTCGTCGAGTCGATCGGCGGGGAGTCCGGCTGGTACTCCTTCCCGCTCGCCTGGTCGGTCCGTGGCTGGATCGACCGGCTCAGCGGCGGTGCCGGACTGCGGCGCGGACGCCGTGATCCCCGCCGGCTCCGGGTGGGGGAGGCTCTCGACTGGTGGCGGGTGGAACGGGTGGACCGGCCCCGGCTGCTGCGGTTGCGCGCGGAGATGCGGCTGCCAGGACAGGCGTGGCTGGAGCTGTCGGTGCGGCCGGACGAGAGCGGCGGTGCCGTCTATCACCAGCGTGCCGTGTTCGTCCCGAGAGGATTCGCGGGTCACCTCTACTGGAAGGCCGTCGCGCCGTTCCACACGCTGGTGTTCGGCGGGATGGCACGCAACATCACCGGCACCGCCCAGCGAAGAACAGCCGGAACCGGAGCTTGA
- a CDS encoding helix-turn-helix transcriptional regulator: METPPSPWVALVLPGTAGTTLGHWGVHSELGVLLRRWRERVEPAAAGFPAGTHRRAPGLRREEVALLSGISVDYVVKLEQGRATSASASVLTALARTLRLSEPERDHLFRLAGHAPPSGDRLVTEVPDAVRLLAERLGVVPVAVHDAAWHLIECNDVFTALTGEPLPGTRRESNAVWRHFTGDTGRVVTTPEQAERFERAAVADLRSASARYPRDEEVRALVGDLRRVSSRFARLWDSHVVGTHTRHAKTIMHPRLGPLALHCDVLTEYAGHLRVVLYTAERGSDTARRLRLLTPSRLADPLG; the protein is encoded by the coding sequence TTGGAGACGCCGCCCTCGCCGTGGGTAGCGCTCGTTCTTCCTGGGACGGCTGGTACCACTCTGGGACACTGGGGTGTGCACAGTGAACTCGGAGTCCTGTTGCGCCGGTGGCGGGAGCGTGTCGAACCGGCGGCGGCGGGCTTTCCCGCAGGGACACACCGCAGGGCGCCCGGCCTCCGCCGTGAGGAGGTCGCGCTGTTGTCCGGGATCTCCGTTGACTACGTCGTGAAACTGGAGCAGGGACGGGCGACGTCGGCATCCGCCTCCGTGCTGACCGCGCTGGCGCGGACGCTGCGCCTGTCCGAGCCGGAGCGGGACCACCTCTTCCGGCTCGCGGGCCACGCCCCGCCCTCCGGCGACCGGCTGGTCACCGAGGTGCCTGACGCGGTGCGCCTGCTGGCCGAGCGCCTCGGCGTCGTGCCCGTCGCCGTTCACGACGCCGCCTGGCACCTCATCGAGTGCAACGACGTCTTCACCGCGCTCACCGGAGAGCCGCTGCCCGGTACGAGGCGGGAGAGCAACGCCGTGTGGCGGCACTTCACCGGGGACACCGGCAGGGTCGTGACCACGCCGGAGCAGGCGGAGAGATTCGAGCGAGCGGCCGTCGCGGACCTGCGTTCGGCGAGCGCCCGGTATCCCCGCGACGAAGAGGTGCGCGCGCTGGTCGGGGATCTGCGCCGGGTCAGTTCCCGGTTCGCACGGCTGTGGGACTCCCACGTCGTCGGCACCCACACGCGGCACGCCAAGACGATCATGCACCCCCGGCTCGGGCCACTCGCGCTCCACTGCGACGTGCTCACCGAGTACGCCGGGCACCTCCGCGTCGTGCTCTACACGGCGGAGCGGGGCAGTGACACCGCGCGCAGGCTGCGCCTGCTGACCCCATCCCGTCTGGCTGACCCGTTGGGGTGA
- a CDS encoding SDR family NAD(P)-dependent oxidoreductase, which produces MTITVITGATRGLGLHTARRLVAMGHTVYLGARDPGRGEALCAELGARPLPLDVTSETSVRAAADHVRRETGHVDVLVNNAGIAGAPVSAPELDAATLLEVLDTNVLGAVRVLRAFLPLLGHSREPVVVNVSSGLGSLAAASAPDAHRDTVPAWLPAPAYATSKAALNMLTLQYAHALPGMRINAVDPGYTATDFNGNTGTQTVAEGAEIIVRLATVGADGPTGGFHQLKGAVSW; this is translated from the coding sequence ATGACCATCACCGTGATCACCGGCGCGACCAGGGGCCTCGGGCTGCACACCGCCCGCAGGCTCGTCGCCATGGGACACACCGTGTACCTCGGAGCCCGCGACCCCGGCCGAGGCGAGGCCCTCTGCGCCGAACTCGGAGCCCGCCCGCTGCCGCTCGACGTGACCTCGGAGACGTCGGTGCGCGCGGCGGCCGACCACGTGCGGCGCGAGACAGGGCACGTCGATGTCCTCGTCAACAACGCGGGCATCGCCGGGGCGCCCGTGTCCGCCCCTGAACTCGACGCGGCCACCCTGCTGGAGGTGCTGGACACCAACGTGCTCGGTGCCGTGCGGGTTCTGCGCGCGTTCCTGCCGCTGCTCGGACACAGCCGCGAGCCGGTGGTGGTCAACGTGAGCAGCGGGCTCGGTTCCCTCGCGGCGGCCTCCGCACCCGACGCGCACCGCGACACGGTCCCGGCCTGGCTTCCCGCACCGGCCTACGCCACGTCCAAGGCAGCACTCAACATGCTGACACTCCAGTACGCCCACGCGCTGCCGGGGATGCGGATCAACGCCGTCGATCCCGGCTACACGGCCACGGACTTCAACGGCAACACCGGAACGCAGACCGTGGCCGAGGGGGCCGAGATCATCGTCAGACTCGCCACCGTCGGCGCCGACGGCCCGACCGGTGGTTTCCACCAGCTGAAGGGAGCCGTTTCATGGTGA
- a CDS encoding DsbA family protein codes for MVNDKRIVRTVDVVVDFVCVHCCLAFTRFRRAANRYRATGADLRVRLRPFQLRPDAPAEGEALFAVHVRERGERFAREVAADSTIGAADGLDIRLRDAIFTNTAAAHRLVAVAAEQGLAEEMTERLFRAYFTDGVNIAEPDVLDRLAAEVGVASSGDGGDGGGGSDNDALSAALAEVRASGVTTVPLFRFDDGTVLEGEPAEAEFTSALTR; via the coding sequence ATGGTGAACGACAAGCGGATCGTGCGCACCGTGGACGTCGTCGTCGATTTCGTCTGCGTGCATTGCTGTCTCGCCTTCACCCGCTTCCGCCGCGCCGCCAACCGCTACCGCGCGACCGGGGCCGATCTGCGGGTGCGGTTGCGTCCCTTCCAGCTGAGGCCCGATGCCCCTGCGGAAGGAGAGGCGTTGTTCGCGGTGCATGTTCGCGAGCGGGGTGAGCGCTTCGCGAGGGAGGTGGCGGCCGACAGCACGATCGGGGCGGCGGACGGGCTGGACATCCGGCTTCGCGACGCGATCTTCACCAACACCGCCGCCGCCCACAGGCTCGTCGCGGTGGCAGCGGAACAGGGGCTCGCCGAGGAGATGACGGAGCGCCTCTTCCGCGCCTACTTCACCGACGGCGTGAACATCGCCGAGCCGGACGTGCTCGACCGGCTCGCCGCCGAGGTCGGCGTCGCGAGCAGCGGTGACGGTGGGGATGGTGGGGGCGGCAGTGACAACGACGCGCTGAGTGCGGCACTCGCCGAGGTCCGCGCGAGCGGGGTGACGACCGTGCCGCTGTTTCGCTTCGACGACGGCACCGTGCTGGAGGGCGAGCCCGCCGAGGCGGAGTTCACCTCGGCGCTGACCCGGTGA
- a CDS encoding aminotransferase class V-fold PLP-dependent enzyme, with the protein MITDSATLEKVAKSRADTPACDTVVHFDNAGSSLPPRQVVDRVVRHLRREESVGGYIAADEVRDELDDGYATLARLVGARPEEIAITDSATRSWLSLFTAVRWREGDRVLTAAPEYSSNLIAMLSVARELGVSVERVPSTEEGDLDLDGLRAMLDDRVRMVAITHAPSNGGLVQPVERIGEIVADSPALFLVDACQSIGQIPIDFDAVRADALSATGRKFLRAPRGTGFLAVRRSVLDELTPSHVDLASGSIEDSRVRLRDDARRFELFERNVAAVLGLGEAARYYLDAGPQWVHDYVTELAEHLRGLLGELPGVAVTDIGSRRSGIVSFRAGTTPARDLVATLRDRGVHVTVSHASSTPWDMESRGLDELVRASVHHYNTPDEVSRFCEEVASALR; encoded by the coding sequence ATGATCACCGACAGTGCCACCCTGGAGAAGGTCGCGAAGTCGCGGGCGGACACTCCGGCTTGCGACACCGTCGTGCACTTCGACAACGCGGGTTCTTCGCTTCCACCGAGGCAGGTGGTGGACCGGGTCGTGCGGCACCTCCGCCGCGAGGAGAGCGTCGGCGGGTACATCGCCGCCGACGAGGTGCGCGACGAACTGGACGACGGCTATGCCACGCTGGCCAGGCTGGTGGGGGCGAGGCCGGAGGAGATCGCGATCACCGACAGTGCCACACGCTCGTGGCTGTCGCTGTTCACCGCCGTGCGCTGGCGGGAGGGAGATCGGGTGCTCACCGCGGCTCCCGAGTACTCCAGCAACCTCATCGCCATGCTGTCGGTGGCGCGCGAACTCGGTGTCTCGGTGGAGCGGGTGCCGAGCACCGAGGAGGGCGATCTCGACCTCGACGGGCTGCGGGCGATGCTCGACGACCGGGTCCGCATGGTGGCGATCACGCACGCGCCCAGCAACGGCGGTCTCGTGCAGCCGGTGGAGCGCATCGGCGAGATCGTCGCCGACAGTCCCGCGCTGTTCCTGGTGGACGCCTGCCAGAGCATCGGCCAGATCCCGATCGACTTCGACGCCGTCCGAGCCGACGCCCTGTCGGCCACCGGCCGCAAGTTCCTTCGCGCGCCGAGGGGCACCGGGTTCCTCGCCGTCCGCCGCTCGGTACTCGACGAGTTGACGCCCTCGCACGTGGACCTGGCCTCCGGGTCGATCGAGGACAGCCGCGTGCGCCTGCGCGACGACGCGCGACGGTTCGAGCTGTTCGAACGCAACGTCGCCGCCGTGCTCGGGCTCGGCGAGGCGGCGCGCTACTACCTCGACGCGGGGCCGCAGTGGGTGCACGACTACGTCACAGAGCTGGCCGAGCACCTGCGCGGGCTGCTCGGCGAACTGCCCGGCGTCGCCGTGACCGACATCGGGTCACGGCGCTCGGGCATCGTGTCGTTCCGGGCAGGGACGACGCCGGCGCGGGACCTCGTCGCGACGTTGCGGGATCGCGGCGTCCACGTCACCGTCTCCCACGCGTCATCGACCCCGTGGGACATGGAAAGCCGCGGCCTCGACGAGCTGGTCCGCGCCTCCGTGCACCACTACAACACCCCGGACGAGGTGAGCAGGTTCTGCGAGGAGGTGGCCTCGGCCCTGCGGTGA
- a CDS encoding histone-like nucleoid-structuring protein Lsr2, which translates to MAQQILVSLVDDLDGSEADETVQFALDGVTYEIDLSAENAEELRDALAHYIEHARRAGGRKRTASRRRGSAAAQSRSSSAEREQNQAIRAWARKNGYEISDRGRIPSEVTDAYRKAH; encoded by the coding sequence GTGGCACAGCAGATTCTTGTCTCCCTCGTGGACGACCTCGACGGGTCCGAGGCCGACGAGACGGTGCAGTTCGCCCTCGACGGTGTCACCTACGAGATCGACCTGTCGGCGGAGAACGCCGAAGAGCTGCGGGACGCGCTCGCCCACTACATCGAGCATGCCCGCAGGGCGGGAGGCCGGAAGCGGACGGCATCGCGCCGCCGTGGGAGCGCTGCGGCGCAGTCCCGTTCCTCCTCGGCCGAACGAGAGCAGAACCAGGCTATCCGCGCGTGGGCGCGCAAGAACGGATATGAGATCTCCGATCGCGGGCGCATCCCGTCGGAGGTCACAGACGCCTACCGCAAGGCTCACTGA
- a CDS encoding histidine triad nucleotide-binding protein: protein MSTDCLFCRIVEGSVPSTIVHETDSVLAFRDIDPQADTHILVIPKEHFPDAASMAAADPKLAGEVLAAAGEVAKIDGVDASGYRLVFNTGADANQTVFHAHCHVLGGRNLQWPPG, encoded by the coding sequence GTGAGCACAGACTGCCTGTTCTGCCGGATCGTCGAGGGCTCCGTGCCGTCCACCATCGTGCACGAGACCGACTCGGTGCTCGCCTTCAGGGACATCGATCCCCAGGCCGACACGCATATCCTCGTGATTCCCAAGGAGCACTTTCCCGACGCCGCCTCCATGGCGGCGGCCGACCCGAAGCTCGCGGGAGAGGTGCTCGCGGCCGCGGGTGAGGTCGCCAAGATCGATGGTGTGGACGCCTCCGGCTATCGCCTGGTCTTCAACACCGGTGCGGACGCCAATCAAACGGTCTTCCACGCCCACTGTCATGTACTCGGTGGCCGTAATCTCCAGTGGCCTCCGGGATGA